Genomic segment of Myxococcus stipitatus:
CGTAGAAGTTGTGCGCGTTGTACCAGTTGGTGTTCGCCACCTGCGGCATGTCCAGCCACGGGAAGCCGCCATAGGGCTGGTTGAGGACGTTGACCTTCACCTCGTTGGACACCACGCCCTGCTGGTTCTTCAGGTTGTCCTGCGTCACCTCCAGGCCCGCCATGCGGTCGGCTTCGGCCCAGAGCATGGGCTCCAGCGCGTTGGAGGGGACCAGCTCGAAGTAGTTGGTGAAGTCGAAGCGGGTGGAGCCGTTGAGCATGCCGCCGTTCTTCTGGACCAGGCGGATGAACTCCATCTTCCCCATGTTGCGCGAGCCCTGGAACATCATGTGCTCGAACAGGTGGGCGAAGCCCGTGCGGTTCTTCGGCTCGATGCGGAAGCCGATGTTGTAATAGACGCCCACCACCACCTTGGGCGCCGTGGTGTCGCGCGAGAGGACCACCTTCAGGCCGTTGTCGAGCTTGTAGTAGTCCACCGGCACCTGCAGCTTGGGCCGCGCGGCCGAGGCCGGAGCCTCGACCTTCGCCGGCATCTGCGCGGGTGGTGGCGTGGGCTTCTGGGCTTCCTGCGTGGCCGCGCATCCCATCAGCGCGGCGGCGGTGACCGCTCCGAATACTTTCTTCATCGACCCTCCCGACATCTGGATTCCTCGTCCAGGGACGAGGCCACTACGACACCCTACGACGTTTGATTGCGCCGGTTACACGCGCGCCCCGCTACGCCACCAGGAATGGCGACTGACAGTACGAGCAGACGACCTTCTCTCCAGGAAGAGCGCGCTCCGCGCTCACGGGCGCATCACACGACGGGCACGTCCAGGCGACGGTGCGCCCCCGCTCATGGACCTCGCGGTGGACGTACTCCCGCGTCTCCGGAAGGAACACGAGGTCCACCTCATGCCGCGCGAGGAGCAGGGACAGCTGCGCCTCCGCCTCCGCTTCGGAGACCTGGAGGTGCGCGGCCGCGTCCGTCACGCGCAGGCGCAGCTGCGCCCGGACGAAGCCCAGGAGCTGCTCCCGCTGCCGGGCGAGCCGGAACGGCGACAGGCCCTTCTTCCACAAGAAGCGACCCAGGCCGACGAAGACGAGGGAGGACACCAGGCCGAACACCCACGTGGAGTACTTCGACCCCGGGCTCGGCGACACGACCTCCGGGACGCTCACTCCCAGCCCCAGCAGCCCGAACACCATCAGGCCACAGCCCGCGGTCGCCGCCACGGCGCCCAGCGACTTCTGGAGCCAGACGAACCCACCCGCGCCGCTGGGCCTCACGGTGGGACGAAGGGAGGACACGGGAGACACGGGGGACGACGGGACGTCGTGACGACCAGGAGCGTTCATCGCTTCTCGCGGGCTGCGGGGTGAGGGCGCATCTTGAAGCCCCCCAACCCCGCCCGTCCGCAGAAATTTCACGCAGCGGCTAACTCATGCACCGCGCGCCCCCGGACGACCGGTCCTGGGACTTCAGGGCCACGGCTCCTGCGGGCAGGTGTCGCACGCCGGCGGCCGGCAGTCGGTGACGCACCACCCCACCTCGTGCATGTCGCACAGGCGGTCGCCGCACGTGGGGCCGTAGCAGTCCGACGCGCACGACACGTTCGTCTCGGCGTTGTTGCAGGCGCCGTCACCGCAGTACGGCGGCGAGGCGCAGTCCGAGGGGCACGACGCATTCGTCTCGGAGCCGTTGCAGCTCCCGTCGCCACAGTACGGCGCGGGGGAGCAGTCCTCCGGACACGTGTGGATGCTCTCGCCGTTCGCGGTGTCACAGAAGTTGTCGCCGCAGATATAGGCGCAGGGCTGACAGGCCGGCTCCGTCCCACCGCAGGGACACTGCGTCAGCTCGGACTCGGCGCGCGCCGTGTCCTGTGCCGGCGCCTCCACCGAGACCTCGCCACACGCGGCGAAGACCATCAGCGAGGCACTGACCAAGGTGAACCACACTCCCGACTTCATGGGGGCTCCTTTGAAGGATGGGGCTGAGTGAAGCGGCGCTCACGCTAGCGCAGGTCTCTGACACGCAGGTGCAACTGTGTTTCAAACACAATCCAGGACGACACACCGCGACTGGGACTCCGCGTCGCGCCGGGTTTCATGGTGAGTGTTTCCTCGTGCGACACGCGCTTCAGCCGTCATGCAAAGGTGCGCGCATGAAGGAACGCCGTACCGTGGAGATGGAGTGTCACGCTCGACCCGGAAGGCTTGGAAGGGCGGCTTGACCCGAGGGTCCAGAG
This window contains:
- a CDS encoding tenascin-X; amino-acid sequence: MKSGVWFTLVSASLMVFAACGEVSVEAPAQDTARAESELTQCPCGGTEPACQPCAYICGDNFCDTANGESIHTCPEDCSPAPYCGDGSCNGSETNASCPSDCASPPYCGDGACNNAETNVSCASDCYGPTCGDRLCDMHEVGWCVTDCRPPACDTCPQEPWP